A single Streptomyces sp. Edi2 DNA region contains:
- a CDS encoding peptidoglycan recognition protein, with translation MRPFLVTCLGAVCTAALALSSAPAAGAHAVPAPAAAPRTTSTPEPPGSTQSLPVPTPGAAAPDAPDRDSATVPAPGTLGLPARTVHPFSLLGVVWDDAAAALHGRVQVRTRATGTTRWSGWQDVQVHNDDAPDLGSAERHGSDVRGSTSPLWVGDSDAVQLRITPASSDRAPATVPAGLRLELVDPGRTPRGLRGAHAGPPGPVGTGAATAAASAANALLAPLGATEIPALDQVASLADFAAAGLLSPDRAYVGARPRIVTRAGWGADEDLREKAFIYTDTVRAAFVHHSGSGNDYSCDEAPALIRAMYRFHVKSNGWRDIGYNFLIDKCGTVYEGRAGGVAKPVMGAHTLGFNADSTGIAVLGTFTDDEPPRPAVNAIARLTAWKLGLYGVDPRKMTKLLSAGGNRFPKGSKVPLHVISGHRDGFTTDCPGLHLYNKLGATRVAAAGLQGR, from the coding sequence ATGCGCCCTTTCCTCGTGACCTGCCTCGGCGCCGTGTGCACCGCCGCCCTCGCCCTGTCCTCCGCGCCGGCGGCCGGTGCGCATGCCGTCCCCGCCCCGGCCGCAGCGCCGCGCACCACGAGCACCCCCGAGCCGCCCGGCAGCACCCAGTCCCTGCCGGTGCCGACGCCCGGCGCAGCCGCCCCCGACGCCCCCGACCGTGACTCCGCCACGGTGCCCGCGCCCGGCACGCTGGGCCTGCCGGCCCGCACCGTGCACCCGTTCTCCCTCCTCGGGGTGGTCTGGGACGACGCCGCCGCCGCACTGCACGGCCGGGTCCAGGTCCGCACCCGCGCCACCGGCACCACCCGCTGGTCCGGCTGGCAGGACGTCCAGGTCCACAACGACGACGCCCCCGACCTCGGCTCCGCCGAACGGCACGGCAGCGACGTCAGGGGCAGCACCTCTCCGCTGTGGGTCGGCGACTCCGACGCCGTCCAACTGCGGATCACCCCCGCGAGCAGCGACCGCGCACCGGCCACCGTCCCGGCCGGGCTGCGGCTGGAACTCGTCGACCCCGGCCGGACCCCGCGCGGCCTCCGCGGGGCGCACGCCGGCCCGCCGGGCCCGGTCGGCACCGGGGCGGCCACGGCCGCGGCCTCCGCCGCCAACGCCCTGCTCGCCCCGCTCGGTGCCACCGAGATCCCGGCCCTCGACCAGGTCGCCTCCCTGGCCGATTTCGCCGCGGCGGGCCTGCTGTCCCCGGACCGCGCCTACGTCGGAGCGCGCCCGCGCATCGTCACCCGGGCGGGCTGGGGCGCCGATGAGGACCTGCGGGAGAAGGCCTTCATCTATACCGACACCGTCCGCGCCGCCTTCGTCCACCACAGCGGCTCCGGCAACGACTACAGCTGCGACGAGGCCCCCGCGCTGATCCGCGCCATGTACCGCTTCCACGTCAAGAGCAACGGCTGGCGGGACATCGGCTACAACTTCCTCATCGACAAGTGCGGCACGGTCTACGAGGGCCGGGCGGGCGGCGTCGCCAAGCCCGTCATGGGCGCCCACACCCTCGGCTTCAACGCCGACAGCACCGGCATCGCCGTCCTCGGCACCTTCACCGACGACGAGCCGCCGCGGCCCGCCGTCAACGCCATCGCCCGTCTGACGGCCTGGAAGCTCGGCCTGTACGGGGTCGATCCGCGCAAGATGACGAAGCTGCTGTCCGCCGGCGGCAACCGCTTCCCCAAGGGCTCCAAGGTCCCCCTGCACGTCATTTCCGGCCACCGCGACGGCTTCACCACCGACTGCCCGGGCCTGCACCTCTACAACAAGCTCGGTGCCACCCGGGTCGCCGCGGCCGGGCTCCAGGGCCGCTGA
- a CDS encoding LCP family protein, with protein MRQSSVRGDRSRRRRRPGAPDAPDAQERGWDDGLYEDKGLPPDAPGWTPAAGGDASAGDGDGGGTAEDGGHRKGGRPRRGKGRKVLRWTSLTLAVLIVGGAGAGYWYYEHLNANLRKAPRSLAGDGLKKPDPNAFGQSPLNILLLGSDGRNSKKNIELGGARQDADRKPLADVQMLLHVSADRSNMSVISIPRDTRVTIPQCTDPKTHKVYPQTSAAINQSLQHGGPGCTLATWQELTGIYIDHFMMVDFSGVVDMADAIGGVPVCVDNNVYSHDSKGHGSGLKLTKGTHAVKGVQALQWLRTRYGFEDNTDIGRAKAQHMYMNSMVRQLKKGTKLTDPGQLRDLAEAATKALTVDDGLDTVKKLYDLGSDLNRVPAKRLTMVTMPWQYSPDESYVMPKPGDADATFALLRNDTGLDGKDKKKKPAPDPKPSIPKGQLKVVVQNGTNSTVNGPVSGRAAVIQQRLSGLGYTAASTDSALTTQADTTVTYRDKGQRGDALALAKALGLPKGAVRESSSATGMQLVVGSDWRTGSAYPKQSGEEKGADKAPDSADALNGEDSKACMKVNPQYSF; from the coding sequence ATGCGGCAGAGCAGTGTGCGCGGTGACCGATCACGCCGGCGGCGCCGGCCGGGTGCGCCGGACGCGCCGGATGCACAGGAGCGGGGCTGGGACGACGGGCTGTACGAGGACAAGGGCCTGCCGCCGGACGCTCCCGGCTGGACGCCCGCCGCGGGCGGGGACGCATCCGCCGGCGACGGTGACGGCGGCGGGACCGCGGAGGACGGCGGCCACCGCAAGGGGGGCCGGCCGCGCCGCGGCAAGGGCCGCAAGGTGCTGCGCTGGACCTCCCTGACCCTCGCCGTCCTCATAGTGGGCGGCGCGGGCGCCGGGTACTGGTACTACGAGCACCTCAACGCCAACCTCCGCAAGGCCCCGCGGTCCCTGGCCGGGGACGGTCTGAAGAAGCCGGATCCCAACGCCTTCGGGCAGAGCCCGCTGAACATCCTGCTGCTGGGCTCGGACGGCCGGAACAGCAAGAAGAACATCGAGCTCGGCGGTGCCCGGCAGGACGCGGACCGCAAGCCGCTCGCCGATGTGCAGATGCTGCTGCACGTCTCCGCGGACCGCAGCAATATGTCGGTGATCTCCATCCCGCGCGACACCCGGGTGACGATCCCGCAGTGCACCGACCCGAAGACCCACAAGGTCTATCCGCAGACCTCCGCGGCCATCAACCAGTCGCTCCAGCACGGCGGTCCGGGCTGCACGCTCGCCACCTGGCAGGAGCTGACCGGCATCTACATCGACCACTTCATGATGGTCGACTTCTCCGGCGTGGTGGACATGGCGGACGCCATCGGCGGCGTCCCGGTCTGTGTCGACAACAACGTCTACTCGCACGACAGCAAGGGCCACGGCAGCGGGCTCAAGCTCACCAAGGGCACCCACGCCGTCAAGGGCGTCCAGGCCCTGCAGTGGCTGCGCACCCGCTACGGCTTCGAGGACAACACCGACATCGGCCGGGCCAAGGCCCAGCACATGTACATGAACTCGATGGTCCGCCAGCTGAAGAAGGGCACCAAGCTCACCGACCCGGGGCAGCTGCGTGACCTGGCGGAGGCCGCGACCAAGGCGCTGACCGTCGACGACGGCCTCGACACCGTCAAGAAGCTCTACGACCTGGGCAGCGACCTCAACCGGGTGCCGGCCAAGCGCCTCACGATGGTCACCATGCCCTGGCAGTACAGTCCCGACGAGTCGTATGTCATGCCCAAGCCCGGCGACGCGGACGCGACCTTCGCGCTGCTGCGCAACGACACCGGGCTGGACGGCAAGGACAAGAAGAAAAAGCCGGCGCCGGACCCGAAGCCCTCAATTCCCAAGGGGCAGCTGAAGGTTGTGGTGCAGAACGGCACCAACAGCACGGTGAACGGCCCGGTCTCCGGCCGCGCGGCGGTCATCCAGCAGCGGCTGTCCGGCCTCGGCTACACCGCGGCAAGCACCGACTCCGCGCTCACCACCCAGGCCGACACCACCGTCACCTACCGGGACAAGGGGCAGCGGGGCGACGCGCTGGCGCTGGCGAAGGCGCTGGGACTGCCCAAGGGCGCGGTCCGGGAGTCGAGTTCGGCCACCGGGATGCAGCTGGTGGTCGGCAGCGACTGGCGCACCGGCTCGGCGTACCCGAAGCAGTCGGGCGAGGAGAAGGGCGCCGACAAGGCGCCGGACAGCGCCGATGCACTCAACGGCGAGGACTCCAAGGCCTGCATGAAGGTGAACCCGCAGTACAGCTTCTAG
- a CDS encoding NDP-sugar synthase, with translation MTEAILLVGGKGTRLRPLTVHTPKPMVPAAGVPFLTHQLARARAAGVEHIVLATSYLAEVFEPYFGDGSALGLHLEYVTEHEPLGTGGAIRNVAERLHSAPDEPVLIFNGDILTGLDIAALVDTHRTSGADVSLHLTRVEDPRAFGLVPTDDTGRVTAFLEKPQTPEEIVTDQINAGAYVFNRSVIDAIPAGRPVSVERETFPGLLAEGAHLQGMVDSTYWLDLGTPQAFVRGSADLVLGRAPSPAVPGRRGDRLVLETAEVADDAKLTGGTVVGSRAVIGAGARIEGSAVLDGAVIEEGAQIRDSLIGAGARIGARTVLDGAVIGDGARIGADNELRGGIRIWCDADIPAASVRFSSDQ, from the coding sequence GTGACTGAAGCGATCCTCCTGGTCGGCGGCAAGGGCACGCGGCTGCGGCCGCTGACGGTGCATACGCCCAAGCCCATGGTCCCGGCGGCCGGCGTGCCGTTCCTCACGCATCAGCTGGCCCGCGCCCGGGCCGCCGGCGTCGAGCACATCGTCCTCGCCACCTCCTACCTCGCCGAGGTCTTCGAGCCGTACTTCGGCGACGGGTCGGCGCTGGGCCTGCACCTGGAGTACGTCACCGAGCACGAGCCGCTGGGCACCGGCGGCGCCATCCGCAATGTCGCCGAGCGGCTGCACTCCGCCCCCGACGAGCCGGTACTGATCTTCAACGGTGACATTCTCACCGGCCTGGACATCGCGGCCCTGGTCGATACCCACCGCACCTCCGGCGCCGATGTCTCGCTGCACCTCACCCGGGTCGAGGACCCGCGCGCCTTCGGCCTGGTGCCCACCGACGACACCGGCCGGGTCACCGCCTTCCTGGAGAAGCCCCAGACCCCCGAAGAGATCGTCACCGACCAGATCAACGCCGGCGCCTATGTCTTCAACCGGTCGGTCATCGACGCCATCCCGGCCGGACGCCCGGTCTCCGTCGAACGCGAGACCTTCCCCGGCCTGCTCGCCGAGGGCGCCCACCTCCAGGGCATGGTCGACTCCACGTACTGGCTCGACCTCGGCACCCCGCAGGCCTTCGTCCGCGGCTCCGCCGACCTGGTCCTGGGCCGCGCCCCGTCCCCGGCGGTGCCCGGCCGCCGCGGGGACCGCCTGGTCCTGGAGACCGCCGAGGTCGCCGACGACGCCAAGCTCACCGGCGGCACCGTCGTCGGGTCGCGCGCAGTCATCGGCGCCGGCGCCCGGATCGAGGGCAGTGCCGTCCTCGACGGTGCGGTCATCGAGGAGGGCGCCCAGATCCGTGACTCGCTGATCGGCGCCGGCGCGCGCATCGGGGCCCGTACGGTCCTGGACGGTGCGGTCATCGGCGACGGCGCACGGATCGGCGCCGACAACGAGCTGCGCGGCGGCATCCGCATCTGGTGCGACGCCGACATCCCGGCCGCGTCGGTGCGCTTCTCCTCCGACCAGTAG
- a CDS encoding LCP family protein, with protein sequence MDAQGRGRAGDNNVDPADQWVFDPNTGNYELRLDHAGQADARPADRKPAGSRRAAGKSGGDTDTRPLPTQRGRRGEDAEGDEPAGGGRAARRAGGGRTASAAAAGPASRRKRKPKASGKKKALYWTAGVVGFVLVAGCGGAFYLYQQLNGNISKVDVGVENDAVSEGPVNVLIIGTDARSGKGNSGYGDAGSVGHADTTILMHISKDRTNATALSIPRDMITDIPSCPTKQKDGSTKNIPGEHGVRFNTSLGQEGRDPGCTWRTVEKMTGLKVNHFMMADFNAVKALSTAVDGVEVCAGKDLNDPKSHLKLKAGRHIVKGEQALAFVRTRHAIGFGSDLDRIKMQQQFLSSLIRKLKSSAFSSPGKLYDVSQAATKALTVDTGIGTANKLLDFGTDLKKVDIDKVTFATVPVLDNPDDPATVILNKTAADPLFAMVRADHTLAKGKKGKGKKSAPVKKAPPEQVRVDVTNGGGPIGSAQETVDWLQNSKAAKLSTNAGNAPAKLAATRLEYGPNQADQAATLADWMGLPKSALKKSSHNAGAREPMKLTLGKDFKAPGTPIDAPTETPDGVQNVNADDKNVCAK encoded by the coding sequence GTGGACGCGCAAGGCCGTGGGCGGGCGGGCGACAACAACGTCGATCCCGCCGATCAGTGGGTGTTCGACCCGAACACCGGCAACTACGAGCTGCGACTTGACCATGCCGGTCAAGCCGACGCTCGGCCCGCCGACCGCAAGCCGGCCGGCTCGAGACGTGCCGCGGGCAAGTCGGGCGGCGACACCGACACCCGGCCGCTGCCGACCCAGCGCGGCCGCCGGGGCGAGGACGCCGAGGGCGACGAGCCCGCCGGCGGCGGGCGGGCGGCCCGGCGGGCGGGCGGTGGCCGCACGGCATCCGCGGCGGCCGCGGGCCCGGCGAGCCGCCGCAAGCGCAAGCCGAAGGCGTCCGGGAAGAAGAAGGCGCTGTACTGGACGGCCGGTGTGGTGGGCTTCGTCCTCGTCGCCGGCTGCGGTGGCGCGTTCTACCTCTACCAGCAGCTGAACGGCAACATCTCCAAGGTCGACGTCGGTGTGGAGAACGACGCGGTCTCCGAGGGCCCGGTCAACGTCCTCATCATCGGGACGGACGCCCGCTCCGGGAAGGGCAACTCCGGCTACGGCGACGCCGGCAGCGTGGGGCACGCGGACACCACGATCCTGATGCACATCTCCAAGGACCGGACGAACGCCACCGCGCTGAGCATTCCGCGCGACATGATCACCGACATCCCGAGCTGCCCGACGAAGCAGAAGGACGGCTCGACGAAGAACATCCCCGGCGAGCACGGGGTGCGCTTCAACACCAGCCTGGGCCAGGAGGGCCGGGACCCCGGCTGCACCTGGCGCACCGTCGAGAAGATGACCGGGCTGAAGGTAAATCACTTCATGATGGCCGACTTCAACGCGGTCAAGGCGCTGTCCACCGCGGTCGACGGCGTCGAGGTGTGTGCGGGCAAGGACCTCAACGACCCCAAGTCGCACCTGAAGTTGAAGGCCGGCCGGCACATCGTCAAGGGCGAGCAGGCGCTGGCGTTCGTCCGTACCCGGCACGCCATCGGGTTCGGCAGCGACCTGGACCGGATCAAGATGCAGCAGCAGTTCCTCAGCTCGCTGATCCGCAAGCTCAAGTCCAGCGCCTTCAGCAGCCCCGGCAAGCTCTACGACGTCAGCCAGGCGGCGACCAAGGCGCTCACCGTCGACACCGGTATCGGTACCGCGAACAAGCTGCTGGACTTCGGGACCGACCTCAAGAAGGTCGACATCGACAAGGTCACCTTCGCCACGGTGCCGGTGCTGGACAACCCCGACGACCCGGCCACCGTCATCCTCAACAAGACCGCCGCGGACCCGCTGTTCGCGATGGTCCGGGCGGACCACACCCTGGCCAAGGGCAAGAAGGGCAAGGGCAAGAAGTCCGCTCCGGTGAAGAAGGCCCCGCCCGAGCAGGTGCGGGTCGATGTCACCAACGGTGGCGGACCGATCGGTTCGGCGCAGGAGACGGTGGACTGGCTGCAGAACTCCAAGGCCGCCAAGCTCTCCACCAACGCCGGCAACGCCCCGGCGAAGCTGGCCGCCACCCGCCTCGAATACGGGCCCAACCAGGCCGACCAGGCAGCCACTCTGGCCGACTGGATGGGACTGCCCAAGAGCGCGCTGAAGAAGTCGTCGCACAACGCCGGTGCCCGGGAGCCGATGAAGCTCACCCTCGGCAAGGACTTCAAGGCTCCGGGCACACCGATCGACGCGCCGACCGAAACCCCGGACGGGGTGCAGAACGTCAATGCAGATGACAAGAACGTCTGCGCGAAGTGA
- a CDS encoding LCP family protein codes for MDAQVTETPEPPRFTGWDERPAGGPGSRRPGPSRTPRRPRGWRGWAALGITGVMLAGAGSGWAVYAKLNSNIRTDSATERELRKWESERPPAGPPNAVNVLLIGSDSRSGDNRQYGHDDGQRSDTTMLLHLAADRKSATAVSIPRDLMVEMPHCKRPDGTETAPRKTQFNGAFAVGGPACMIRTVEKLTGIRIDHYLIIDFVGFKKMVDAVDGVEICLPRPVHDPAAHLTLPAGRQILHGEAALGFVRARKSLGNGSDTQRMQRQQDFLGALVKKVQSNGVLLNPTRLYPVLDAATSSLTTDAALASLKGLYELVRSTRSIPAGRVQFMTVPRREYRYDPNRDELVQPDAGRLFGQLHSDLPVTVKPPPGTGEKPVRTGAGAPAGRTDETPSPPAGPGPSIPGTTAGHGVCE; via the coding sequence ATGGACGCACAGGTGACCGAGACCCCCGAGCCTCCACGGTTCACCGGCTGGGACGAACGCCCGGCCGGGGGGCCGGGATCGCGCCGGCCGGGGCCCTCGCGCACCCCGCGCCGCCCGCGGGGCTGGCGGGGCTGGGCGGCGCTGGGCATCACCGGTGTCATGCTGGCCGGGGCGGGCAGCGGCTGGGCGGTCTACGCCAAGCTCAACAGCAATATCCGCACCGACAGCGCCACCGAGAGGGAGCTGCGGAAGTGGGAGTCCGAACGGCCCCCGGCGGGTCCGCCGAACGCCGTGAACGTGCTGCTGATCGGCTCCGACAGCCGTAGTGGCGACAACCGCCAGTACGGCCACGACGACGGCCAGCGCTCGGACACCACGATGCTGCTGCACCTGGCGGCGGACCGGAAGAGCGCCACCGCGGTGAGCATCCCACGCGATCTGATGGTGGAGATGCCGCACTGCAAGCGCCCGGACGGCACGGAGACCGCACCGCGGAAGACCCAGTTCAACGGGGCGTTCGCGGTCGGCGGCCCGGCCTGCATGATCCGTACGGTCGAGAAGCTGACCGGTATCCGTATCGACCACTACTTGATCATCGACTTCGTCGGCTTCAAGAAGATGGTGGATGCGGTGGACGGCGTCGAGATCTGTCTGCCCCGGCCGGTCCACGACCCCGCGGCGCATCTCACCCTGCCCGCGGGGCGGCAGATCCTGCACGGTGAGGCCGCGCTCGGATTCGTCCGGGCCCGCAAGAGCCTGGGCAACGGCAGCGACACCCAGCGGATGCAGCGACAACAAGACTTTCTTGGCGCTCTCGTGAAGAAAGTGCAGAGCAATGGTGTGCTGCTCAATCCGACCCGGCTGTATCCGGTGCTGGATGCCGCGACGAGTTCACTGACCACGGACGCCGCGCTGGCTTCCCTGAAGGGGCTGTACGAATTGGTGCGCAGTACCCGCAGCATTCCCGCCGGCCGGGTCCAGTTCATGACCGTGCCGCGCCGGGAGTACCGCTACGATCCCAATCGCGACGAGCTGGTCCAGCCGGACGCCGGACGGCTCTTCGGGCAGTTGCACAGCGATCTTCCGGTGACCGTGAAACCCCCGCCCGGCACCGGGGAGAAGCCGGTCCGCACGGGAGCCGGAGCACCGGCAGGCCGGACGGACGAAACCCCCTCGCCGCCGGCGGGTCCGGGCCCGTCCATTCCCGGGACGACAGCGGGACACGGGGTCTGCGAATAA
- a CDS encoding TIGR03089 family protein has product MNATDRTPADLLSSALAADPARPLVTFYDDATGERVELSVATFANWVAKTANYLQGDLAAGPGDRLALLLPAHWQTAVWLLACSSVGVVAEVDGDPAAADVVVAGPDRLEAARACSGERVALALRPLGGRFPQPPAGFADFAVEAPGQGDRFAPFAPVDPADVALVVGGEELTGAGIGARALADAAAAGMPEAPRVLSGLPYDTWQGLSYGLYAPLATGGSVVLCRHSDRAGAEAAATRETSEKITYKAPSPH; this is encoded by the coding sequence ATGAACGCCACCGATCGCACCCCCGCCGACCTGCTGAGTTCCGCGCTCGCCGCGGACCCGGCCCGCCCGCTGGTGACCTTCTACGACGACGCCACCGGCGAGCGCGTGGAACTGTCCGTCGCGACCTTCGCCAATTGGGTGGCCAAGACCGCCAACTACCTCCAGGGCGATCTGGCCGCCGGGCCCGGCGACCGGCTCGCGCTGCTGCTGCCCGCGCACTGGCAGACCGCCGTCTGGCTGCTGGCCTGCTCCTCGGTAGGTGTGGTCGCGGAGGTGGACGGCGATCCGGCCGCCGCCGATGTCGTCGTCGCCGGGCCCGACCGGCTGGAGGCGGCGCGCGCCTGCTCCGGGGAGCGGGTGGCGCTGGCGCTGCGCCCGCTGGGCGGCCGTTTCCCGCAGCCGCCCGCGGGCTTCGCGGACTTCGCCGTCGAGGCGCCGGGCCAGGGCGACCGGTTCGCGCCGTTCGCGCCGGTGGATCCGGCGGACGTGGCACTGGTGGTGGGCGGCGAGGAGCTGACCGGCGCGGGCATCGGGGCGCGCGCCCTGGCCGACGCGGCGGCGGCCGGGATGCCGGAGGCGCCCCGGGTGCTGTCGGGACTGCCGTACGACACCTGGCAGGGCCTGTCGTACGGGCTCTACGCCCCGCTGGCGACCGGCGGTTCCGTGGTCCTGTGCCGCCACTCGGACCGGGCGGGCGCGGAGGCCGCGGCCACCCGGGAGACCAGCGAGAAGATCACGTACAAGGCGCCGTCACCGCACTGA